From a region of the Papilio machaon chromosome 26, ilPapMach1.1, whole genome shotgun sequence genome:
- the LOC106708193 gene encoding protein lethal(2)essential for life: MRFFASSVLALSTLLAVGVYGEEKCSQKGNTISEQDFGMGLSDDILTTMISPWMFNNYFRPWRYLESLTRDLGSTVKIEKDKFHINLDVQHFAPEEITVKTADGYVVIEAKHEEKKDEHGYISRQFVRKYALPEGTESEDVVSQLSSDGILIISAPRKEIDAKGERVVPITKTGPVRADSSEKSKGSCTGDEKCEL; the protein is encoded by the coding sequence ATGAGATTCTTTGCAAGTTCAGTGTTAGCATTATCGACGCTTTTGGCTGTCGGAGTTTATGGTGAAGAGAAATGCTCGCAAAAAGGTAACACGATATCCGAACAAGACTTTGGAATGGGATTGTCTGATGATATATTAACTACTATGATCAGTCCTTGGATGTTCAACAACTACTTCCGACCTTGGAGATATTTGGAATCTCTAACTCGAGACTTGGGATCGACGGTTAAAATTGAGAAAGACAAGTTCCATATCAATCTGGATGTGCAGCATTTCGCACCTGAAGAAATAACTGTGAAGACAGCGGATGGTTACGTTGTTATTGAAGCTAAGCATGAAGAAAAGAAAGATGAACATGGATATATTTCGAGACAATTCGTTCGGAAATACGCTTTACCTGAAGGGACTGAATCAGAGGATGTTGTATCTCAATTATCAAGTGATGGAATCTTAATTATTTCAGCACCACGTAAGGAAATCGATGCTAAAGGTGAGAGAGTTGTGCCTATTACAAAAACAGGGCCAGTAAGAGCAGATTCCAGTGAGAAATCAAAGGGCTCATGCACTGGTGATGAAAAATGTGAGCTGTAA
- the LOC106708199 gene encoding NF-X1-type zinc finger protein NFXL1 has protein sequence MARRYRDAAAKLQQNVQKHLQEMQDNLSSEDEEPFEVSVLDGVFQSYSRGGGDTKLLNRTKNLLEEAISGRNITCLICIGSIKRVHAIWNCDNCYSYFHLSCIQKWANDCVSLKSDDNHGPITVFVPKKVEWCCPKCRQAYTKEHIPHKYRCFCSKTDNPPIHPWLIPHSCGEVCGKRLSSGNNCKHKCLLLCHPGPCPPCPQMVSDSCYCQKEHKKVRCSAGKWSCGSQCKKTLPCKSHKCENICHDGDCPPCSYTSIQACQCGSQKIKRPCNDLEWQCIKICNKPFSCGYHKCDRVCHSGSCGSCPNSGLKACPCGANQLFVQCPDVMETCLGTCGKKHNDCEHNCPEKCHKGPCPPCLVMIEKTCQCSAHIRSLPCSKEFKCDTKCRGTRPCGKHGCGRKCCNGNCPPCEKLCDKPLQCGRHKCTSVCHRGPCYPCPRESKITCRCKETYITVPCGREKNIKPPKCNLPCKIKYKCGHSDDNHHLCHFGDCPPCKAICFKTYEKCGHQCKAVCHKFVTVVFKQVEKPATPWEIQPPKSKIMTLECPPCEEPVAIACFGEHEVTNQPCHSASRKPCGRECGRLLKCLNHSCSQMCHLYSYNSDYPNVPYSCKPCDKECLVDRPEKCTHKCAIGHCHPGPCPPCDIMERIRCHCGVTDLYFRCKKLSTCTEDMLCCGQQCPKMLQCGHRCKKVCHSNKCSENQICLKKTKVHCPCGNLKKEAPCNAVKEKEVKVVCDKSCEEKQAAAKIEKEREEKRLKELEEERNRKELAEYEWKLSGKKKKYKEKKIVINKDERNWLQKYSIIILSVIFLVISFLYYILYV, from the coding sequence ATGGCTCGAAGATATCGCGACGCCGCTGCAAAACTGCAGCAAAACgttcaaaaacatttacaagaaATGCAGGATAACTTATCATCTGAAGATGAAGAGCCTTTTGAAGTTAGCGTACTTGACGGCGTGTTCCAGAGCTACTCGAGAGGTGGAGGTGATACAAAATTGCTCAATCGGACCAAAAATTTACTAGAAGAAGCTATTAGCGGTAGAAATATAACCTGTCTTATATGTATAGGTTCGATTAAAAGAGTTCATGCTATTTGGAATTGCGACAACTGTTATTCATATTTTCACTTATCCTGCATACAGAAGTGGGCAAATGACTGTGTGAGCCTTAAAAGCGATGATAATCATGGTCCTATTACTGTATTTGTACCCAAGAAAGTTGAATGGTGCTGTCCAAAATGTCGGCAGGCTTACACCAAAGAACATATACCACATAAATATCGTTGTTTCTGTAGTAAAACTGATAATCCACCAATCCATCCCTGGTTGATACCACATTCTTGTGGCGAGGTTTGTGGAAAAAGACTTTCTAGTGGTAATAACTGTAAACATAAGTGCCTATTACTATGCCATCCAGGTCCTTGCCCGCCTTGCCCCCAGATGGTTAGTGATTCATGTTATTGTCaaaaagaacataaaaaagtaagatGTAGTGCTGGAAAATGGTCCTGTGGTagtcaatgtaaaaaaacactgCCATGTAAATCTCATAAATGTGAAAACATTTGCCATGATGGTGACTGTCCTCCATGCAGTTACACAAGTATACAAGCATGTCAATGTGGAAGTCAGAAAATTAAACGTCCATGCAATGATCTAGAATGGCAATGTATTAAGATATGTAACAAACCATTTTCTTGTGGTTACCACAAATGTGACAGAGTATGCCATTCAGGTAGTTGTGGTTCATGTCCCAATTCTGGACTAAAGGCTTGCCCATGTGGTGCAAATCAGCTGTTTGTTCAGTGCCCAGATGTAATGGAAACATGTTTAGGAACTTGTGgcaaaaaacataatgattGTGAGCATAATTGCCCTGAGAAATGTCATAAAGGCCCATGTCCACCTTGCCTAGTTATGATTGAGAAAACTTGTCAATGCTCCGCACATATCAGATCACTGCCATGCAGTAAAGAGTTCAAATGTGACACAAAATGCAGGGGAACCAGACCCTGTGGGAAACATGGTTGTGGCCGTAAATGCTGTAATGGAAACTGTCCTCCGTGTGAAAAGCTTTGTGACAAACCCCTGCAGTGTGGCCGACACAAATGTACATCAGTATGTCATCGTGGCCCATGCTACCCCTGTCCTAGAGAGTCAAAAATCACTTGCAGATGCAAAGAAACCTATATTACAGTTCCTTGTGGCCGAGAAAAGAATATAAAGCCGCCGAAATGTAATCTACCCtgtaagattaaatataaatgtggtCATTCCGATGATAATCACCATTTATGCCACTTTGGTGATTGCCCTCCTTGTAAGGCAATATGTTTCAAGACATACGAAAAATGTGGACACCAATGTAAAGCTGTCTGTCATAAATTTGTGACTGTAGTATTTAAGCAGGTAGAAAAACCTGCCACTCCATGGGAAATACAACCACCAAAGTctaaaataatgacattagAATGTCCACCATGTGAGGAACCTGTAGCGATTGCTTGTTTCGGTGAGCATGAGGTTACAAACCAGCCATGTCACTCTGCATCAAGAAAACCGTGCGGGAGAGAATGTGGCCGTCTTCTAAAGTGCCTAAACCACTCATGTTCGCAAATGTGTCATTTATACAGCTATAATTCTGATTACCCAAATGTGCCTTACTCTTGCAAGCCATGTGATAAAGAATGTTTAGTGGACCGTCCAGAAAAATGTACTCATAAATGTGCTATAGGTCATTGTCATCCTGGGCCTTGCCCACCTTGTGATATAATGGAACGAATCCGTTGTCATTGTGGTGTAACTGATCTATATTTCAGATGTAAAAAGTTGTCAACATGTACTGAAGATATGCTATGCTGTGGTCAGCAGTGCCCAAAGATGTTGCAATGTGGTCATAGATGTAAGAAAGTTTGCCATTCAAATAAGTGTAGTGAAAACCAAATATGTTTGAAGAAAACTAAAGTCCACTGTCCTTGCGGCAATTTGAAGAAGGAAGCTCCTTGCAATGCGGTAAAAGAAAAGGAGGTTAAAGTTGTTTGTGATAAGAGTTGTGAAGAAAAACAGGCTGCAGCCAAGATAGAGAAAGAAAGAGAAGAAAAAAGACTAAAAGAGTTGGAGGAGGAAAGAAACCGAAAAGAGTTAGCTGAGTATGAGTGGAAATTGAGTGGCAAAAAGAAGAAATACAAGGAAAAGaagattgttataaataaagatgaGAGGAATTGGCTTCAGAAATAttcgataataattttatctgttatatttttggtcatatcatttttatattatattttatatgtataa
- the LOC106708200 gene encoding transmembrane protein 234 homolog: MIKLFSNKCIFVMLVSLGLLVVTGVLWGCTNPFIRQGTKGLRSVKAETWLGQAYAEIIFLLGNWRYVVPFLVNQCGSLVYLMAVQRAPLSLAVPASNSLAFAFTAVTGSMVGAEEPLDRGSILGILFIIIGTALCCWDKSY, from the exons atgattaaattgttttcaaataagtgCATTTTTGTTATGTTGGTGAGCTTAG GGTTATTGGTGGTGACAGGTGTACTATGGGGGTGTACAAATCCTTTTATCCGTCAGGGTACGAAAGGTCTACGATCAGTAAAGGCGGAGACATGGCTCGGTCAGGCTTACGCTGAAATTATCTTCCTTCTTGGTAATTGGAGG tacgTGGTACCGTTTTTGGTGAACCAATGCGGTTCGTTGGTCTACCTAATGGCGGTGCAAAGGGCGCCACTGTCGCTGGCCGTGCCCGCATCTAACAGCTTGGCGTTCGCTTTTACAGCTGTAACTGGCTCTATGGTGGGGGCTGAGGAGCCTTTGGATCGTG GTTCAATCCTTGGCATCTTGTTTATCATAATCGGGACTGCTTTATGCTGTTGggataaaagttattaa
- the LOC106708195 gene encoding uncharacterized protein LOC106708195, producing the protein FTARSKPVETTSPEQEERNLAPQEPVPTIKPPESYKPAEESRFLDNPPFLQPKPIPHSPKISPSSIPNPNPSVTTTKQVEPGYPNYGGYIYSIPGYSAFQPVSYPGVVQPSQAALPHPEPSNSEFVPFAVIPNNNSIPTTNQEEKTNESKAVDTQPLTVEKPKPQTDFEANFSPTVIPVTSMAEVKKDQINDSKMSITSIVQGSGATVTIPTQHKEVKKKTNERFSLKTSIPISKIDMKCVTNPPEAFQTSLKKPMFNPTFPTKNDNASKVEIQSNIVIKSAPISEFKKDTEIKDTKAVSSPASNNISTLINAAEMINKSETQFQQAVDNSSQQNLTQESRELSYMSQMPPTPRPLYNPNVETNKPCFNKQPEGVINDQKNQILFIQNKNPSNSKMLVTIQQQNSQVLVQRTSFDSKNLQAPSRLSGQGKKCKEEILNDNLSSSKVVALKRMHQENCDENDFENLITENQIYGNKIVVKEKCQGTLQEQDLKSKKIIEKPPQTDTKNVVLQPNFLYLSNVQFPANVMMIKNNKPVNDNNKVVKISSNENKPNEVPTTSITDPSNKITKPQNVTLNKEVHVLKSTSNNVSVSNKSTDVVFQAPNQKVIMNPQIVYQVPMIVETDKKNTQTFVNDYTKPVTQNVSEFQKPFEQSKTNDKLYIACPYQMDSKLQPKIVITNIRTKVSKTDEISSLDVYEKKKRIRRMKYLSNRDGKDIQKLEKKNLDNLKNIITPDKMKAEIYKEFTNTRIKVIDDSTDEESDYDEDELKEYNSIINDNESTKDANESNKIDFLAGLNLATQIVFKEKELERMERILKRDSIAAAYIAAGRLDKIFNDDKQPSAVKTTSSPTISIRQGEVKPNDNEQVRHRKQLFLSQLSLMQVTTKYKESYEKVWREIVRERKRRNGTLETDQILKQPKLQTEPIDLDPNDQLQMLTEIKKHVNENNNLIKKKLDSSSEDGDSIRTLAEKNFSELNRLSKMADRSVKHFSGQDTRKRDLNPGFDSENIQKTAFQVEQPFHNYPNLNIPNISNIISLKSTLNPTNITSSQATSMDEPQNSAAGVREMFNENTDRVQDFSCQVDEIKSWPGIDAIISNYREFEIGRKKEIDSLYKRNTALRVEAAHITRSASRDAERARSLLAERHNLASEEARVSHTLHRLYSIIELVKKC; encoded by the exons TTCACAGCCAGATCAAAACCAGTCGAAACCACTAGCCCTGAACAAGAAGAAAGAAATCTTGCGCCCCAGGAGCCTGTGCCAACAATCAAACCACCAGAATCATACAAACCTGCAGAAGAATCAAGATTCCTAGACAACCCACCATTTTTACAACCCAAACCCATACCACATTCACCAAAAATTTCACCATCATCAATACCCAATCCAAACCCAAGtgtaacaacaacaaaacagGTTGAACCAGGTTACCCTAATTACGGaggctatatttattcaataccTGGTTATTCAGCCTTTCAGCCGGTGTCTTATCCAGGTGTAGTTCAACCATCGCAAGCTGCATTACCACATCCCGAACCATCTAATTCAGAATTCGTGCCATTTGCAGTCATCCcgaataataattcaataccAACGACGAATCaagaagaaaaaacaaatgaatcaaAAGCAGTTGATACGCAACCCCTGACTGTAGAAAAACCTAAACCGCAGACAGATTTTGAAGCTAATTTTAGTCCTACAGTAATTCCAGTAACATCTATGGCTGAAGTAAAAAAGGATCAAATAAACGACTCGAAAATGAGTATAACTTCAATCGTTCAAGGCTCCGGGGCAACAGTAACGATACCGACACAACACAAagaagttaaaaagaaaacaaatgaacGATTCAGCTTAAAAACTAGCATTCCAATAAGCAAAATCGATATGAAATGTGTTACTAATCCCCCAGAAGCATTTCAAACAAGCTTAAAAAAACCTATGTTTAATCCTACGTTTCCAACAAAAAACGATAACGCTTCTAAGGTTGAAATTCAAAGTAATATAGTTATAAAGAGTGCACCAATTTCAGAATTTAAGAAAGATACAGAAATAAAAGACACAAAAGCAGTTTCATCACCGGCATCTAATAATATTAGCACGCTGATAAACGCTGCTGAAATGATTAACAAATCTGAGACACAATTTCAACAAGCAGTAGATAATTCTAGTCAACAAAATCTTACTCAAGAATCAAGAGAATTATCTTATATGTCTCAAATGCCACCGACTCCAAGGCCATTATACAACCCTAATGTGGAAACGAACAAACCTTGTTTCAACAAACAACCTGAAGGTGTAATAAACgatcaaaaaaatcaaatattattcattcaaaacaaaaacccTTCTAACTCAAAAATGCTAGTGACTATCCAACAGCAAAATTCGCAGGTTTTAGTTCAGAGGACCAGCTTTGATTCAAAAAACCTGCAAGCTCCTTCACGACTGTCCGGCCAAGGAAAGAAATGTAAAGAAGAAATTCTCAATGATAATTTATCGTCCTCAAAAGTGGTGGCATTAAAAAGAATGCATCAAGAAAACTGTGATGAAAATGATTTTGAGAATTTAATTACAGAAAATCAAATCTACGGTAATAAGATTGTCGTGAAGGAGAAGTGCCAAGGTACATTACAAGAAcaagatttaaaaagtaaaaaaatcattgaaaaacCGCCTCAAACGGACACAAAAAACGTTGTATTGCAACCAAATTTTTTGTACTTGAGCAACGTACAATTTCCGGCAAATGTAATGatgattaaaaacaataaacctgTTAACGATAACAATAAGGTAGTTAAAATTTCATCTAACGAAAATAAGCCTAATGAAGTACCTACTACAAGCATCACTGACCCTTCAAATAAGATCACAAAACCTCAAAATGTAACTCTTAATAAAGAGGTTCATGTTCTCAAATCTACTAGCAACAATGTATCTGTATCTAATAAAAGCACAGATGTCGTATTCCAAGCGCCTAATCAAAAGGTAATTATGAATCCTCAGATAGTTTATCAAGTACCCATGATTGTTGAAACTGATAAGAAAAATACTCAAACGTTTGTTAATGATTATACAAAACCAGTTACACAAAATGTAAGCGAATTTCAAAAGCCGTTTGAGcaatcaaaaacaaatgacaaattGTACATAGCCTGCCCTTATCAAATGGATTCCAAGTTACAACCTAAAatagttattacaaatatacgaACCAAAGTTTCTAAAACTGATGAAATAAGTTCACTGGACgtttatgaaaagaaaaaacgtaTACGTAGAATGAAGTATTTATCCAACAGAGACGGAAAAGATATTCAAAaacttgaaaagaaaaatctgGATAATctcaaaaacataataactCCAGATAAAATGAAAGCTGAAATATACAAAGAGTTTACAAATACAAGAATCAAAGTAATAGACGATAGCACAGACGAAGAAAGTGATTATGATGAAGATgaattaaaagaatacaattccataattaatgataacgaAAGTACAAAAGACGCTAatgaaagtaacaaaatagaTTTTCTAGCTGGACTGAATTTAGCTactcaaattgtttttaagg aaaaagaGTTAGAACGTATGGAGAGAATTTTAAAGAGAGATTCAATAGCTGCAGCCTACATCGCTGCAGGGAGACTAGATAAGATCTTCAACGACGACAAACAACCCTCAGCAGTCAAGACAACGTCATCCCCTACAATATCAATACGACAGGGTGAAGTTAAACCCAATGATAACGAACAAGTCAGACATCGAAAGCAATTGTTTCTATCACAGCTGAGTTTAATGCAAGTTACgactaaatataaagaaa GTTATGAAAAAGTATGGAGGGAGATAGTAAGAGAAAGGAAACGGCGTAACGGCACATTAGAAACggatcaaattttaaaacaaccgAAATTACAAACGGAACCAATAGATTTAGATCCGAACGATCAGTTACAAATGTTAACAGAAATAAAGAAACACGTTAacgaaaataataacttaataaagaaaaagttagATTCCTCCAGCGAGGATGGTGACAGTATACGAACGTTGGCCGAAAAGAACTTTTCAGAGTTAAATCGTCTATCAAAGATGGCCGACAGAAGTGTTAAACATTTCAGTGGCCAAGATACACGAAAAAGGGATTTAAACCCGGGTTTTGATAGTGAAAACATCCAAAAGACTGCCTTTCAAGTCGAGCAACCGTTTCACAATTatcctaatttaaatattccaaatatttctaatataatatCACTAAAAAGCACCCTGAACCCTACAAATATAACTTCTTCGCAAGCTACGTCGATGGACGAACCACAAAACTCCGCAGCTGGAGTCAGAGAAATGTTTAACGAAAATACGGACAGAGTCCAAGACTTTAGTTGTCAAGTAGATGAAATCAAATCTTGGCCGGGAATAGACGCTATTATAAGTAATTACAGAGAATTTGAAATTG gtcgtaaaaaagaaatagattCTCTGTACAAGCGAAATACAGCGCTGCGAGTTGAAGCAGCGCATATTACTCGTTCGGCGTCACGTGACGCGGAACGCGCGCGCTCTCTGTTGGCGGAAAGACATAACCTCGCGTCGGAAGAAGCCCGCGTTTCACATACATTGCACAGATTATACTCAATTATTGAACTtgtcaaaaaatgttaa